A window of Sulfurimonas gotlandica GD1 contains these coding sequences:
- a CDS encoding glycosyltransferase family 9 protein: protein MSVKSVLIIRCGALGDLVYATSVIDALKLQFGNDTIIDFVSTPGSGTLFNKDSRVNRVFPLKHKKIPIFLSSQKKEIIKNSQKKAYDLLINFESGRQFKSLVNAINATKKTGYFFSDMTIPKDVVHMVDITKLSFKDIVSKDIFNKSFPKLIGTPQDELKKKFNLNEKYIIISPSNSHQKRNILNYRAWQNSSWIELIERLSKEIEVVIVGNKAEDDFFNLLKPYPNNVVDLVAKTSLPDLVGVIDNAAGLVATDTGTAHMASAVETEIFALIGPTPAYETGPYQSPTNKVHILSANLPCSPCYKTEVMKNCKDNICMKNITVEEVYNSIKSASIV, encoded by the coding sequence ATGTCAGTAAAGTCTGTATTAATTATCCGCTGTGGGGCTTTAGGTGACCTAGTCTATGCGACAAGTGTAATCGATGCACTAAAACTTCAATTTGGTAATGATACTATCATTGATTTTGTCTCAACTCCAGGCAGTGGAACACTTTTCAATAAAGATTCAAGAGTCAATAGAGTTTTTCCTTTAAAGCATAAAAAAATACCTATTTTTCTAAGCTCACAAAAAAAAGAGATCATAAAAAACTCACAAAAAAAAGCTTACGATTTACTAATTAACTTTGAGAGTGGCAGACAGTTTAAAAGCTTGGTAAACGCTATCAATGCCACAAAAAAAACAGGATACTTTTTTAGCGATATGACAATACCAAAAGATGTAGTTCACATGGTAGATATTACAAAACTATCATTCAAAGATATCGTTAGTAAAGATATATTTAACAAAAGCTTTCCAAAACTTATTGGAACTCCACAAGATGAGTTAAAAAAGAAGTTTAATTTAAACGAAAAATACATAATTATCAGCCCAAGCAACTCACATCAAAAAAGAAATATCTTAAATTACCGTGCTTGGCAAAACAGTAGTTGGATAGAGCTAATAGAAAGATTAAGTAAAGAGATAGAAGTTGTAATTGTTGGAAATAAAGCAGAGGATGATTTTTTTAATCTTCTAAAACCATATCCAAATAATGTTGTTGATTTAGTCGCAAAAACATCACTTCCGGACTTAGTTGGTGTTATAGATAATGCTGCTGGATTAGTTGCAACAGACACAGGAACAGCACATATGGCTTCTGCAGTTGAAACTGAAATCTTCGCACTAATTGGCCCAACACCAGCATATGAAACAGGACCATACCAAAGTCCTACTAACAAAGTCCACATTTTAAGTGCAAACTTGCCATGCTCACCATGCTATAAAACTGAAGTTATGAAAAACTGCAAAGACAATATTTGTATGAAGAATATAACTGTAGAAGAAGTCTATAACAGCATAAAATCAGCAAGTATAGTGTAA
- the lgt gene encoding prolipoprotein diacylglyceryl transferase — MTAWNHIYDTFDPVAFHIISFPVHWYGIMYVLALVSALYIGKYFIKRDKLDFKSKELDNYFIYVEIGVILGARLGYILFYDTETLYYLSHPWQIFNPFQNGEFVGIRGMSYHGAIFGFLISTYLYSRKHKVAFGGIMDLVAISVPLAFVFGRIGNFLNQELIGRETDVSWGILVDGVLRHPSQLYEAILEGFGVFIVVYAYRKYQRFSGELILVYAISYGIFRAIAEIYRAPDVQIGYVCCNMITQGQVMSLAMSLVGVIAWVYYERLAKTKGLKKNS, encoded by the coding sequence ATGACAGCTTGGAATCATATATATGACACCTTCGATCCTGTAGCTTTTCATATAATCTCATTTCCAGTTCATTGGTATGGGATTATGTATGTTCTGGCGCTTGTGAGTGCTTTGTACATCGGTAAGTACTTTATTAAAAGAGATAAGCTTGACTTTAAAAGTAAAGAACTTGATAACTATTTTATCTATGTAGAGATAGGTGTTATACTTGGAGCTAGACTTGGTTACATCCTGTTTTACGACACAGAGACACTCTACTACTTATCTCATCCTTGGCAGATATTTAACCCTTTTCAAAATGGTGAATTTGTAGGAATTCGAGGCATGAGTTATCATGGTGCTATCTTTGGTTTTCTTATAAGTACATATCTATACTCCAGAAAACACAAAGTTGCCTTTGGTGGGATAATGGATTTAGTTGCTATAAGTGTACCGCTTGCTTTTGTCTTTGGTCGCATTGGTAACTTTTTAAATCAAGAACTTATAGGCCGTGAAACAGATGTTAGTTGGGGGATCTTAGTAGATGGCGTTCTACGTCATCCTTCACAACTTTATGAAGCAATTTTAGAAGGTTTTGGTGTTTTTATAGTTGTGTATGCTTATCGAAAATACCAAAGATTTAGCGGAGAGCTTATTTTAGTTTATGCTATTAGTTATGGTATATTTAGAGCTATTGCTGAGATTTACCGTGCTCCTGATGTACAAATTGGTTATGTGTGTTGCAACATGATAACTCAAGGTCAAGTTATGAGTCTGGCTATGAGTTTAGTTGGAGTAATAGCTTGGGTTTATTATGAGAGACTAGCAAAAACAAAAGGTCTTAAGAAAAACTCTTAA
- a CDS encoding (Fe-S)-binding protein, which translates to MSKTPQEIFDYANITDDCVKCGKCIPVCTIHNVNADEVTSPRGFLDLLGAYQRGKLDLDKNVKDIFESCFLCTNCVDVCPKSLPTDMVIEQVRSDISKKFGIAWYKKAFFLLLRHRWMNDLAFKLGWVFQTCGFKIKADIDSMNSRFSIPMLKADRLLPSLRKTSFLNTYPENINNGGKRKVAIFIGCLGNYNYKDVGTGLLEILGHLEIDAFLAKDQKCCSAPAYFTGDFDTVDYNAKFNIEYFESFSKDVEAIIVPEATCSAMLKIDYEHYFHDQPEWKARAAAIKGKIFMATEWLQHHTHLETLLASKKKDTRIVTYHDPCHAKKMQGIHAEPRNLISKNYNIVEMSDPNVCCGFGGVTMQSEKYHFAKAAGVPKAAMIKNTHADVVSAECSACRMQINASMSYAEVETVFKNPIELIAEALRK; encoded by the coding sequence ATGAGCAAGACGCCTCAAGAGATTTTTGATTATGCTAATATCACTGATGACTGTGTTAAGTGTGGAAAGTGTATACCCGTTTGTACTATACATAATGTAAATGCCGATGAGGTTACATCCCCTCGTGGTTTTTTAGACCTTCTTGGTGCTTACCAAAGAGGAAAACTAGACTTAGATAAAAATGTAAAAGACATCTTTGAGAGCTGTTTTTTATGTACTAACTGTGTAGATGTCTGTCCTAAGTCTCTTCCTACAGATATGGTAATAGAGCAAGTTCGTTCTGATATTTCTAAAAAGTTTGGTATAGCTTGGTATAAAAAAGCCTTTTTCCTGTTGCTTCGTCATCGTTGGATGAATGATCTTGCTTTTAAACTTGGCTGGGTATTTCAGACTTGTGGATTTAAGATTAAAGCCGACATAGATTCCATGAACTCACGCTTTTCTATTCCTATGTTAAAAGCGGATAGACTGCTTCCAAGTCTCAGAAAAACATCATTTTTAAATACATATCCTGAAAATATTAATAATGGCGGGAAAAGAAAAGTAGCTATTTTTATAGGTTGTTTAGGTAACTACAACTACAAGGATGTTGGAACTGGTCTCTTAGAAATATTGGGTCACTTAGAGATAGATGCATTTCTTGCAAAAGACCAAAAGTGCTGTTCAGCTCCTGCATATTTTACTGGTGACTTTGATACGGTTGATTACAATGCAAAGTTCAATATTGAGTACTTTGAGAGTTTTTCAAAAGATGTAGAGGCAATAATAGTTCCTGAAGCTACTTGTTCTGCGATGCTTAAAATCGACTATGAACATTATTTTCATGACCAGCCTGAGTGGAAAGCTAGAGCAGCTGCTATAAAGGGTAAAATCTTTATGGCTACGGAGTGGCTGCAGCATCATACACACTTAGAAACGCTTCTTGCATCTAAGAAAAAGGACACAAGAATCGTAACTTATCATGATCCATGCCATGCTAAGAAGATGCAAGGTATTCATGCTGAACCAAGAAACTTAATCAGTAAAAACTACAATATAGTAGAGATGAGTGATCCAAATGTTTGTTGTGGTTTTGGTGGTGTAACTATGCAGAGTGAAAAGTATCACTTTGCAAAAGCTGCAGGTGTTCCAAAAGCTGCAATGATTAAAAATACACATGCAGATGTTGTTAGTGCAGAGTGTAGTGCATGTAGAATGCAGATAAATGCGTCTATGAGTTATGCAGAAGTTGAGACTGTATTTAAAAACCCGATAGAGCTTATAGCAGAAGCATTAAGAAAATAG
- a CDS encoding DUF2062 domain-containing protein, with the protein MVRKNLKKISKSEKLKEFIKKYKVPPEYLSTNRKMVSKAVLIGLFIAFIPMPMQMLLVLAMMPFFKFNVPIGLAMCWLSNPFTMPPMYYMEYLTGSFFLGSKPLEVEMTLAWFSENLDDIFIDLYTGTLFYSVVGSLTGYWLVNHFWRGSVERDKKLHRKDRKS; encoded by the coding sequence ATGGTTAGAAAGAATCTCAAAAAAATTAGTAAAAGTGAAAAACTAAAAGAATTTATCAAAAAATACAAAGTGCCGCCTGAGTACCTATCAACAAACAGGAAGATGGTTTCTAAAGCGGTTCTTATAGGCTTGTTTATCGCTTTTATACCGATGCCTATGCAGATGCTGCTGGTACTTGCTATGATGCCATTTTTTAAGTTTAACGTGCCTATAGGTCTTGCAATGTGTTGGCTGAGTAATCCTTTTACAATGCCGCCTATGTACTATATGGAGTATTTAACAGGTTCATTCTTTTTAGGAAGTAAGCCTTTAGAAGTTGAGATGACACTGGCATGGTTTAGTGAGAATCTTGATGATATTTTTATTGATCTTTATACAGGAACACTTTTTTACTCTGTTGTTGGTTCACTAACTGGATACTGGTTGGTTAATCATTTCTGGAGAGGCTCAGTTGAGAGAGATAAAAAACTTCATCGTAAAGATAGAAAGTCTTAA
- a CDS encoding GGDEF domain-containing phosphodiesterase has translation MKKNAISTLAHIDAKKTSMLVFEALYSAMQRGWSKDDLNEIIDRLNTVDKNMKINVYRSSIVASLYGDIEKDKIARESILTIKKAMKGQESLNISNLDFINYYYPVVAKDACLNCHTNAKTGDTLGVIDISYPVNELKVSLNEMINFFILFIAVFSLVIFLAIFIELDRYLIKPIKNFSNVIKNITSSHDMTKRVEVNDNIEEIDAIKDVFNTMLDSIEHQFYFDNLTGLQNRRRLTEKLELRLNSFLMIINIDSFQEINDLYGDEAGDKLLKEFATFLHKNIPSEGALYRLHSDEFAYLCQKGIDLKEFLIFASLISERISQESFKIDAKSEVNLSATIGMAYGTEMLLVNADTALVVAKKNRKHYLLYNESMAMAKEYEKNFSWTKRLKKAIDENRIVPLFQPIVDAKTQKIVKYESLMRIVDEDNTYIAPIHFLELAKRNKLYHQLTKIMIDKTFEKFRDVSYLVSINISVEDILNRDIYNFILEKLRNSQMGGRVIFEIIESEGIENFHEVIEFINEVKKYDARVSIDDFGTGYSNFEYLMKLKVDYIKIDGSMIKNIDTNKNSQLITQTIVDFAKKMNIQTVAEFVYSKNIFDKVVELDVDFAQGYYFGEPSENIE, from the coding sequence ATGAAAAAAAATGCGATATCCACTTTAGCACATATAGATGCTAAAAAGACTAGCATGCTTGTGTTTGAGGCACTTTATTCTGCTATGCAAAGAGGTTGGAGTAAAGATGACCTCAATGAGATTATCGATAGATTGAACACAGTAGATAAGAATATGAAAATAAATGTCTATAGAAGTAGTATTGTTGCTAGTCTATATGGGGACATTGAAAAGGATAAAATAGCTAGAGAATCAATTTTAACAATTAAAAAGGCAATGAAGGGTCAGGAGTCTCTTAATATTTCTAATTTGGACTTCATAAACTATTATTATCCTGTAGTAGCCAAAGATGCTTGTTTAAATTGTCACACTAATGCAAAAACCGGTGACACATTAGGTGTTATAGATATCTCATACCCTGTAAATGAGTTAAAAGTATCTCTAAATGAAATGATAAACTTTTTTATTCTATTCATCGCTGTATTTTCATTGGTAATATTCTTAGCAATTTTTATAGAGCTTGACAGGTACTTAATAAAACCAATTAAAAATTTCTCAAATGTAATTAAAAATATTACAAGCTCTCATGATATGACAAAGCGCGTAGAAGTAAATGACAACATAGAAGAGATAGATGCTATAAAAGATGTTTTCAATACTATGCTTGATTCTATAGAGCATCAATTTTACTTTGACAACTTAACAGGTCTTCAAAACAGAAGAAGATTAACAGAGAAACTTGAATTACGACTCAACTCTTTTCTGATGATAATAAATATTGATTCTTTTCAAGAAATAAATGATTTATACGGTGATGAGGCTGGAGACAAACTCTTAAAAGAATTTGCTACATTTTTGCACAAGAACATACCGAGTGAGGGAGCACTATACAGACTTCATTCAGATGAGTTTGCTTATCTATGTCAAAAAGGGATAGATCTAAAAGAATTTTTAATCTTTGCTTCTTTAATAAGTGAAAGAATTTCCCAAGAGAGCTTTAAAATAGACGCAAAAAGTGAAGTGAACCTAAGTGCAACTATTGGCATGGCTTACGGCACAGAGATGCTTCTTGTAAATGCAGATACAGCTCTAGTAGTAGCTAAGAAAAACAGAAAACACTACCTGCTTTATAATGAATCTATGGCAATGGCAAAAGAGTATGAAAAGAACTTTAGCTGGACAAAACGCCTAAAAAAGGCAATAGATGAGAATAGAATAGTACCTCTATTTCAACCAATAGTAGATGCTAAAACACAAAAGATTGTTAAGTATGAGTCTCTCATGAGAATCGTTGATGAAGACAATACTTACATAGCACCTATTCACTTTTTAGAACTTGCCAAAAGAAATAAACTATATCATCAACTTACAAAAATAATGATAGATAAAACATTTGAAAAATTCAGAGATGTTTCATATCTTGTGTCAATAAACATTTCTGTTGAAGATATATTAAATAGAGATATCTACAACTTTATACTGGAAAAACTACGCAATTCTCAAATGGGCGGAAGAGTTATTTTCGAGATTATAGAGTCCGAGGGTATAGAGAACTTCCATGAAGTAATCGAATTTATTAATGAAGTTAAAAAGTATGATGCCAGAGTATCTATAGATGACTTTGGAACTGGATACTCCAACTTCGAATACCTTATGAAGCTAAAAGTGGACTACATCAAAATAGATGGTTCAATGATAAAAAATATAGATACAAATAAAAACTCTCAACTTATTACACAAACAATAGTTGACTTTGCAAAAAAGATGAACATTCAGACAGTAGCAGAGTTCGTTTACTCTAAAAATATTTTTGACAAAGTTGTAGAGCTCGATGTTGATTTTGCTCAAGGCTACTACTTTGGTGAACCGAGTGAAAATATAGAGTAA
- a CDS encoding ABC transporter ATP-binding protein: protein MEIYLKKVLKRFFPYIKEYKLQYFLVLIGIILTVSATAATAHIMKPLMDDMFIDRKEEMLLLIPIGLIGIYFLKAIGRYVQSVYMNYIGLHIVTRFREVLLEKMISLDMGFLYMNRSGELISRVTNDINRIQYFVSNMLPELFRESLTVVALIIYIIYLNPMLALYSLVVVPLVIYPLILIAKKLKKYSHRSQAKNADVVTRLTEVFNNSEIIKANATEKFELDRFNVQNWQFFKINMKSVYVGEIVSPMMEIIGAAGLAAVIFVGGREVYNENMTVGEFTAFLTAVGLVFQPIRRIGSIYSKIQDAVAASERVFEIIDTKSKIKDGQELLEDDIKEIEFKNVALKYENTYALNDINISIKQGENIALVGDSGGGKSTFINMLLRFYDPDAGSVLVNKKDIKSYTNDSLKHHISLVTQRIYIFQDSLAANVAYGQEIDVNRVEYALELADASAFVASLSDGIDTMMEEFGSNLSGGQRQRVAIARAIYKHSSLLLFDEATSALDNESEKRIQASLDKYTKDKITITIAHRLSTIEHADKILVMQKGKIVASGNHTELLATSEVYKRLAGEFEK, encoded by the coding sequence ATGGAGATATATTTGAAAAAAGTTTTAAAAAGATTCTTCCCATACATAAAAGAGTACAAATTACAATATTTTCTAGTTCTGATTGGAATAATTCTTACCGTTAGTGCAACTGCCGCTACTGCTCATATTATGAAACCACTTATGGATGACATGTTTATTGATAGAAAAGAAGAGATGCTGCTTCTAATTCCTATAGGACTTATTGGCATCTACTTTTTAAAAGCCATTGGCCGTTATGTACAATCAGTATATATGAACTATATTGGGCTTCATATAGTTACTCGTTTTAGAGAGGTACTTCTTGAGAAGATGATAAGTCTTGACATGGGTTTTTTATATATGAACAGAAGTGGTGAACTGATTTCACGTGTTACAAATGATATTAACAGAATTCAATATTTTGTATCAAATATGCTACCAGAACTTTTTCGTGAATCATTAACTGTAGTTGCTCTTATTATATATATTATATACCTGAATCCAATGCTGGCTCTTTACTCGCTTGTTGTAGTGCCTTTGGTCATTTACCCACTTATTTTAATAGCTAAAAAGTTGAAAAAATACTCTCACCGCTCACAAGCAAAAAATGCTGACGTTGTAACAAGGCTGACTGAGGTCTTTAACAACAGTGAAATCATTAAAGCAAATGCAACAGAAAAGTTTGAACTAGATCGTTTTAATGTGCAAAACTGGCAGTTTTTCAAGATAAATATGAAATCGGTTTATGTTGGTGAGATAGTTTCTCCTATGATGGAGATAATTGGAGCGGCTGGACTTGCGGCAGTCATTTTTGTAGGCGGTAGAGAAGTTTACAATGAAAATATGACAGTTGGTGAATTTACAGCATTCTTGACTGCTGTTGGACTTGTTTTTCAACCAATTCGCCGCATCGGTTCAATATATTCAAAAATCCAAGATGCAGTGGCTGCTAGTGAGAGAGTTTTTGAAATAATTGATACAAAAAGTAAAATAAAAGATGGTCAAGAGCTTTTAGAAGATGATATAAAAGAGATAGAGTTTAAAAACGTAGCCCTTAAATATGAAAACACATATGCGCTCAATGACATAAATATCTCAATAAAGCAAGGTGAAAATATTGCTCTTGTCGGAGACAGTGGAGGAGGAAAGAGTACCTTTATAAACATGCTTCTTCGTTTTTATGATCCAGATGCAGGTAGTGTTTTGGTAAATAAAAAAGACATAAAAAGCTATACTAATGACTCTTTAAAGCATCATATTTCGTTGGTAACTCAAAGAATTTATATTTTTCAAGACTCGCTAGCAGCAAATGTTGCTTATGGACAGGAAATAGATGTAAATAGAGTAGAATATGCTTTAGAGTTAGCAGATGCTTCTGCTTTTGTAGCGTCACTTAGTGATGGTATAGATACTATGATGGAAGAGTTTGGATCTAATCTCTCAGGCGGTCAGCGTCAAAGAGTTGCAATTGCAAGAGCAATTTATAAACATTCTTCTCTTTTACTTTTTGATGAAGCAACATCTGCACTTGACAATGAAAGTGAAAAAAGAATTCAAGCTTCTTTGGATAAGTACACAAAAGATAAGATAACTATCACTATAGCCCATAGATTAAGTACAATCGAGCATGCTGATAAGATTTTAGTAATGCAAAAAGGCAAAATAGTTGCATCTGGAAATCATACTGAACTTTTAGCTACTTCAGAGGTTTACAAAAGATTAGCCGGAGAGTTTGAAAAATAG
- the hemN gene encoding oxygen-independent coproporphyrinogen III oxidase, whose amino-acid sequence MLDFSKFLKYSKPGPRYTSYPTALEFSDAYGYDEYIQKLESQDSSRPISLYFHLPFCKNACYFCGCNVVFTSKEDKMLRYMDYLKRELVILSKHVDCNREVLQMHFGGGTPTFFSAAQLKEIIAEIKSYFPNFRADAEISCEIDPRHIDEDQMRVMSEAGFNRVSFGIQDFNEKVQIAVHRVQPYAITKYAMDLARKYNMISVNVDLIYGLPFQSLETFKETLALSLTLNPDRFAVFNYAHVPWLKKTMRKIDETTLPLPDEKLQIMQYTIDFLTSHGYKMIGMDHFAKPEDELFKAISKGELHRNFQGYTTKGGADLIGVGLTSIGEGVDSYNQNFKVMGEYEEAIDAGKLPFERGIVLNEDDQIRQYVIMELMSNFKLDIKRFEKLFNIEFKTYFADAIEALKPFAEDELLTMDENIIECSETGTLLIRNIAMPFDAYMKKHASSSKAFSKTV is encoded by the coding sequence ATGTTAGATTTTTCAAAATTTTTAAAGTATTCAAAACCAGGACCTCGTTATACAAGTTACCCAACTGCGCTAGAATTTAGTGACGCTTATGGATATGATGAATATATCCAAAAGCTAGAGTCACAAGACTCTTCTCGCCCTATTAGCCTATATTTTCACCTTCCTTTTTGCAAAAATGCTTGTTACTTCTGTGGCTGTAATGTTGTATTTACTTCTAAAGAAGATAAAATGCTTCGTTATATGGACTATTTAAAAAGAGAGTTGGTAATACTTTCAAAGCATGTAGATTGCAATCGTGAAGTTCTTCAAATGCACTTTGGTGGCGGTACACCAACATTCTTTAGTGCCGCACAACTTAAAGAAATAATCGCAGAGATTAAATCATACTTTCCAAACTTCCGCGCAGATGCTGAGATTAGTTGTGAGATAGATCCTCGCCACATAGATGAAGATCAGATGCGTGTTATGAGTGAAGCCGGTTTTAATCGCGTGAGTTTTGGTATTCAAGACTTTAACGAAAAAGTACAAATTGCAGTACACCGTGTACAACCTTATGCTATAACAAAATATGCAATGGACTTAGCTAGAAAATATAATATGATATCAGTAAATGTAGATCTGATTTACGGACTTCCATTTCAAAGTCTAGAAACATTTAAAGAGACCCTTGCTCTTTCTCTTACGTTAAATCCGGATAGATTTGCTGTATTTAATTATGCGCATGTTCCTTGGCTTAAAAAGACGATGAGAAAGATAGATGAAACTACTCTTCCATTGCCTGATGAGAAACTTCAGATTATGCAATACACTATAGACTTTTTAACTTCTCATGGTTACAAGATGATTGGAATGGATCACTTTGCAAAACCAGAAGATGAACTATTTAAAGCTATTAGCAAGGGTGAACTGCATAGAAACTTCCAAGGTTACACTACAAAAGGTGGAGCTGACTTAATCGGAGTAGGGCTTACTTCTATTGGGGAGGGTGTTGACTCTTATAACCAAAATTTTAAAGTTATGGGTGAATACGAAGAAGCTATAGATGCTGGAAAACTTCCGTTTGAACGTGGTATTGTTCTTAACGAAGATGATCAGATCAGACAATATGTGATTATGGAGTTGATGAGTAATTTTAAACTTGACATAAAAAGATTTGAAAAACTTTTTAACATAGAGTTTAAGACATATTTTGCAGATGCAATAGAAGCACTTAAGCCTTTTGCAGAAGATGAACTTTTAACTATGGATGAAAATATTATAGAATGTAGTGAAACAGGAACACTTCTTATACGCAATATTGCGATGCCGTTTGACGCGTATATGAAAAAACATGCTTCAAGCTCAAAAGCATTCTCAAAAACGGTGTAG